A genomic window from Leptospira broomii serovar Hurstbridge str. 5399 includes:
- a CDS encoding TlpA family protein disulfide reductase: MSFRPLFTFSLIIILSLTMPSCTRGEEAAIYKIALEDWDGRSHQLSEYRGQLLILDFWASWCEPCKKAVPVVEDLKNDLHGKNAEVLGVNTENGLSILEIKNAAKEFGMDYPSLLDPEWKLVNLLKIEGQPALFVFSKSGKRLHFQYGISEKDLPVLRGRLRNWLESP, translated from the coding sequence ATGAGCTTTAGACCTCTCTTCACTTTTTCTCTCATTATCATTCTTAGTTTAACGATGCCTTCTTGTACAAGAGGAGAAGAGGCGGCGATTTACAAAATAGCGCTCGAAGATTGGGATGGCCGATCCCATCAGCTCTCCGAATATCGGGGACAGCTTCTAATTCTGGATTTTTGGGCGAGTTGGTGTGAGCCTTGCAAAAAAGCCGTGCCGGTAGTGGAAGATCTCAAAAACGACCTTCATGGTAAGAACGCTGAAGTCTTGGGGGTAAATACGGAAAACGGATTAAGTATCCTGGAGATCAAGAACGCAGCTAAGGAATTCGGGATGGATTATCCTAGCCTCCTGGATCCAGAGTGGAAATTAGTAAACCTTTTAAAGATAGAGGGCCAGCCGGCCCTCTTCGTGTTTAGTAAATCAGGAAAACGCCTACATTTCCAATACGGAATCTCCGAAAAAGATCTCCCGGTTTTGCGAGGACGTCTAAGAAATTGGCTCGAATCTCCCTAA
- a CDS encoding AMP-dependent synthetase/ligase → MAENLAQLFSETAEKYKDQPAFYSKDAHKHYHPVTYGQLYEYGLNLAEALIDLGVKAREHVGLLADNRIEWIIADYGIILTGAADVPRGTDITDSEIVYIVSHSESEVVFIENDKMLEKFNRNKSQLAKVKTIIIMDKDSNSPGVLKLYDLIEKGKQLRAGGSRKVEERVAGIKPEDLFTLIYTSGTTGLPKGVQLMHSNMMHQVLNVTPMLKINAEAKLLSILPVWHVFERVVEYVCISIGAATYYTNVRDLRQDLATVKPTFMGSAPRLWENIYNGIYTRINDPSQTPTIRRTLFKLAYFFSDKNNASTRFLSGNEVDYHGRNPISSFFYGILMVIQYLLTGPFTLSIITAIAAYMLAPTSFGYLSLPLYVVSGLGLFLNSATLDKVVLSKIRTATGGNLRASISGGGALPRHVDEFFNNIGINVLEGYGMTETSPVLSVRTFQKLIIGSVGSIVPKTRLQIRNDNNDVLTEVDEGGHITQGKLGRKGVVFVKGPQVMKGYFKNDEATAKTLVDGWMNTGDMGMINFKRTLTLTGRAKDTVVLLGGENVEPVPIENKLQESPYISQCMVIGQDQKNLGAIIIPDFEKLGEWAKENGIDISDREKLIENPKIVDFYRKEIKNLNNAKNGFKSFEQVTPFFLITKPFEVGDELNNMLKMKRHVIAEKYADKIKKVYTDK, encoded by the coding sequence ATGGCTGAGAATCTCGCCCAATTGTTCAGTGAGACTGCGGAGAAATACAAGGATCAACCTGCCTTCTATTCCAAGGATGCTCACAAACATTACCATCCGGTCACCTACGGTCAGTTGTACGAGTACGGTTTAAACCTTGCAGAAGCGCTTATCGACTTAGGAGTCAAGGCCCGTGAACATGTGGGACTCTTGGCCGACAATAGGATAGAATGGATTATCGCCGACTATGGGATCATTCTTACCGGAGCTGCGGATGTACCTCGCGGCACCGACATTACCGATTCCGAAATCGTTTATATCGTGAGTCATTCCGAATCAGAAGTCGTCTTTATCGAAAACGATAAAATGCTCGAAAAATTCAATCGGAATAAATCGCAACTAGCAAAAGTAAAAACGATCATTATCATGGACAAGGATTCTAATTCTCCCGGAGTCCTGAAGTTATACGATCTAATCGAAAAAGGGAAACAGCTTCGTGCCGGCGGATCTCGGAAGGTAGAGGAGCGGGTCGCAGGAATTAAACCCGAAGATCTATTCACTCTTATCTATACCTCCGGTACGACGGGTCTTCCGAAAGGAGTTCAGCTGATGCACTCAAATATGATGCATCAAGTGTTGAATGTCACTCCGATGCTGAAGATTAACGCCGAAGCGAAATTACTTTCGATACTCCCGGTTTGGCACGTTTTCGAAAGGGTCGTCGAATATGTATGCATCAGTATCGGTGCGGCAACCTATTATACGAACGTTCGCGATCTTCGTCAGGATTTGGCAACGGTAAAGCCTACCTTTATGGGATCAGCACCTAGACTTTGGGAGAATATTTACAACGGAATATATACCCGTATCAACGATCCGAGCCAAACTCCGACGATTCGCAGAACCTTATTCAAATTGGCATATTTCTTTTCCGATAAGAATAACGCCTCGACCCGTTTTCTTTCGGGAAATGAGGTAGATTACCATGGTCGCAATCCAATAAGTTCTTTCTTTTACGGGATTCTAATGGTCATCCAATATCTGCTGACCGGTCCGTTTACACTAAGCATAATTACAGCTATTGCGGCGTATATGCTTGCTCCAACTTCGTTCGGGTATTTAAGTCTTCCGTTATATGTCGTTTCCGGTTTGGGTTTATTTCTAAACAGCGCAACCTTGGATAAGGTCGTTCTCTCTAAGATTAGAACCGCGACCGGTGGGAATCTCAGAGCCTCCATCTCCGGCGGAGGAGCACTTCCTCGGCATGTGGACGAATTTTTCAATAATATCGGAATCAACGTGTTGGAAGGATACGGAATGACAGAGACTTCTCCGGTTCTTTCAGTTCGTACTTTCCAAAAATTGATAATAGGTTCTGTCGGGAGTATCGTTCCTAAGACGAGACTTCAGATCAGAAACGATAATAACGATGTATTAACCGAAGTAGACGAGGGCGGTCACATAACCCAAGGTAAGCTAGGTCGTAAAGGCGTAGTTTTCGTAAAGGGGCCCCAAGTTATGAAAGGTTATTTCAAAAACGACGAAGCCACGGCCAAAACGTTAGTCGACGGTTGGATGAACACCGGCGATATGGGAATGATCAACTTTAAGAGGACTCTAACCTTGACGGGTCGAGCGAAGGATACCGTCGTACTTCTCGGTGGAGAAAATGTAGAGCCGGTTCCTATCGAAAACAAACTGCAAGAATCGCCGTACATTAGTCAGTGTATGGTGATCGGCCAAGATCAGAAAAACCTGGGTGCCATTATTATACCCGACTTCGAGAAATTGGGTGAATGGGCCAAGGAGAACGGGATCGATATTTCGGATCGGGAAAAACTAATCGAAAATCCTAAGATAGTCGATTTTTACCGTAAGGAGATCAAGAACTTGAACAATGCCAAGAACGGGTTCAAGTCTTTCGAACAAGTTACTCCGTTCTTTCTAATTACTAAACCGTTTGAAGTCGGCGACGAGTTAAATAACATGCTTAAGATGAAACGTCACGTGATTGCGGAAAAATACGCGGATAAAATTAAGAAGGTCTATACCGACAAATAG
- a CDS encoding LIC11631 family protein → MIQSFIRRTSVFEPYGHSDVYALDNLYFSPLKNAEVWDFSRLTEFSPLSLAFLLSRGELSFNNPENHVLKVQGLTSGFKKGICLIDGKEEIKGVEFDTFLPTVLGNLSSLSYYRAMYPDSDNHLIPILPGDGFNFQGNWKGRQYLSMFRGGDSTTRDLPALLKWVSELSLKFNVKGNFFLRTEKQSYLHFLKPNEGLGGVFLQEKEQIHSPFLFLSLDYRQITKE, encoded by the coding sequence ATGATTCAGTCTTTTATTCGGCGAACTTCCGTATTCGAGCCCTACGGGCATTCGGACGTGTACGCGTTGGATAATTTGTATTTTTCGCCATTAAAAAACGCTGAAGTATGGGACTTTTCTAGGCTCACGGAGTTCTCGCCTTTGAGCTTGGCGTTCCTATTAAGTCGGGGAGAGCTGTCTTTCAATAATCCGGAGAACCATGTCTTAAAAGTTCAAGGACTCACTTCCGGTTTTAAAAAAGGAATTTGTCTCATAGACGGAAAGGAAGAAATAAAGGGAGTCGAATTCGATACTTTTTTGCCGACCGTTTTAGGAAATTTATCGTCATTATCATATTATAGGGCGATGTATCCGGACTCGGATAATCATTTAATCCCGATTCTTCCTGGAGACGGGTTTAATTTCCAAGGAAACTGGAAGGGAAGGCAATATCTTTCTATGTTTCGCGGGGGAGATTCGACTACCAGAGATCTTCCTGCATTGCTAAAATGGGTCTCTGAACTTTCATTAAAATTCAATGTAAAGGGGAACTTTTTTCTTCGGACCGAAAAACAATCGTACCTACATTTCTTGAAGCCGAATGAGGGATTGGGCGGGGTTTTCTTGCAGGAGAAAGAACAGATACATTCACCATTTTTGTTTCTTTCTCTGGATTATCGGCAAATTACGAAAGAATAA
- the ptsP gene encoding phosphoenolpyruvate--protein phosphotransferase, whose product MNLSSSKRTTFPGIIAFPGRFYGRCVKIGTKKRHLAHGAYIHESEIPKELERLEKAILLSRKELKEIVNKLNQKAEAKEMKAILETQVILTEDPMLNNSFKDRIRKQGENAFLAVENAIREWAEKFNKIEDHFFRERVDHLQDISNRILENLLDTKEEASFLADLSEDVILVARELTPSQMILMNKSRIRGIATDLGGKTGHMAILARNYGIPTIVGLKQFYGSVKDNEYVFLDGENGQMVRAPTIEEVKYYGASSPLPSDSKSQKQKKAITKDGIRIRLKCNLESDTDWEQAKKLEVDGVGLFRSESLFLKYQDKNVSGEEQFQAYKRITEGLDPNPVCIRTFDIGADKFSTGEFEENPFLGNRGIRYSLQNPEWFKEQLLAILRASAFGNLSILLPMVTNLSEVRKTKELIEECKKELSGQKERFNRKLKLGMMVETPAAVSAMDILAKEVDFFSVGTNDLLQYLMAVDRNNVNVSNLYNPFHISFLRSLTQIVETAWKYEKPLSICGEIASDTTFTILLLGLGFRELSVSLPFVGSIRNILASTGLKQATFLVRKVMELSESEDYEAIEAFLFSKHLE is encoded by the coding sequence ATGAATTTGAGCAGCAGTAAACGTACCACTTTTCCTGGAATCATCGCATTTCCGGGGCGCTTTTACGGTCGCTGCGTAAAAATCGGAACAAAGAAACGACATCTGGCCCACGGAGCCTATATCCACGAATCCGAAATCCCGAAAGAGTTAGAACGCTTAGAAAAAGCAATCCTCTTGTCCCGCAAAGAACTTAAGGAAATTGTAAATAAGCTGAATCAGAAGGCGGAAGCTAAGGAAATGAAAGCGATCCTGGAAACCCAGGTCATTTTGACTGAAGATCCGATGCTGAATAATTCCTTCAAAGATCGGATTCGAAAGCAGGGAGAAAACGCCTTTCTAGCGGTGGAAAACGCGATACGAGAATGGGCCGAAAAGTTTAACAAAATAGAGGATCATTTTTTTCGGGAAAGGGTCGACCATCTACAGGACATTTCTAATAGAATCCTGGAAAACCTTTTGGATACGAAAGAAGAGGCCTCCTTCTTAGCGGATTTATCCGAAGACGTCATACTCGTCGCCCGTGAACTAACTCCTTCGCAAATGATCTTGATGAATAAAAGTAGAATACGCGGAATCGCGACGGATCTCGGGGGAAAAACCGGACATATGGCGATACTTGCTAGAAATTACGGCATACCAACCATCGTCGGTTTAAAACAATTTTACGGAAGTGTAAAGGACAACGAGTATGTTTTCTTAGACGGTGAAAACGGTCAAATGGTCCGAGCGCCTACCATCGAAGAAGTAAAATATTACGGAGCGTCTTCCCCGCTTCCGTCGGACAGTAAATCTCAAAAACAAAAGAAAGCGATCACTAAAGACGGAATTCGAATCCGATTAAAATGTAATTTGGAATCCGATACGGACTGGGAGCAAGCCAAGAAACTGGAAGTCGACGGAGTGGGACTCTTTCGATCCGAATCTTTATTCTTAAAATACCAGGATAAAAACGTTTCGGGTGAGGAGCAATTTCAGGCTTACAAGAGGATAACCGAGGGATTGGATCCGAATCCGGTCTGCATACGGACCTTCGATATCGGCGCCGATAAATTTTCGACGGGAGAATTCGAAGAGAATCCATTTCTCGGAAACCGTGGAATCCGCTACAGTTTACAAAATCCGGAATGGTTTAAGGAACAGCTCCTCGCTATTTTAAGAGCTTCCGCTTTCGGAAATCTGAGTATTTTACTTCCTATGGTTACGAACCTTTCGGAAGTGCGAAAAACGAAAGAGCTAATAGAAGAATGTAAAAAAGAATTATCCGGCCAAAAGGAACGATTCAATCGAAAACTTAAATTAGGAATGATGGTCGAAACCCCCGCAGCAGTTTCTGCCATGGATATCCTGGCAAAGGAAGTCGATTTTTTTTCGGTAGGAACCAACGACCTGCTTCAATATTTGATGGCTGTGGATCGCAATAATGTGAACGTTTCGAATCTTTATAATCCGTTTCATATCTCCTTTTTACGTTCATTAACGCAAATTGTTGAGACCGCTTGGAAATATGAAAAACCGTTGAGTATTTGCGGAGAGATTGCGTCCGACACGACATTTACGATTTTATTATTGGGTTTGGGTTTCCGCGAATTGTCGGTGTCCCTCCCATTCGTCGGAAGTATTCGGAATATTCTTGCTTCTACCGGACTCAAGCAAGCGACGTTCCTAGTCCGTAAAGTCATGGAACTTTCGGAATCGGAGGACTACGAAGCGATCGAAGCTTTCCTTTTTAGCAAACATTTAGAGTAG